In Deinococcus sp. Leaf326, one DNA window encodes the following:
- a CDS encoding transposase yields MSRSAYPNDLTDAEWHVLFPFLPPEASVGRPRKWSLREILDGIFYVLRGGIAWRAMPHDLPPW; encoded by the coding sequence ATGTCCCGATCTGCCTATCCGAACGATCTGACAGACGCCGAGTGGCACGTTCTTTTCCCGTTCCTCCCTCCAGAAGCCTCCGTAGGACGTCCCCGAAAATGGTCTCTTCGAGAGATCTTGGACGGGATTTTCTACGTCCTGCGGGGCGGCATCGCCTGGCGAGCGATGCCTCATGATTTGCCTCCGTGGCA